A genome region from Plasmodium vivax chromosome 11, whole genome shotgun sequence includes the following:
- a CDS encoding hypothetical protein, conserved (encoded by transcript PVX_114355A) has product MIEGKINARPPSDGSNNPNSKYKAGKGRQSREKKDEGKCLEQNEDIQIAIDYKNNLNTECVGKLNSKFSDDRIRDNNQTDAFSDKRERMVKASRSTHSGMQDDFILEDMDDSFDGQKNSIDMVEVKSSSEKKKVRKVMYIRLIYALLFTIFGILFQCYFIILSDTYYNTGDEPLKDRIHELYKKVPAFMNPSFINSSIMIFLIITLLRFGLFSPFLISISMFIRLLIILSCIYCIRSIFIYVTTIPCPIATCQPVRNKSLIENLYTTYQIITAQVYECTDLIISGHTAFTTVLKFFWLFYEKKIYIKAVLFLYCLFIYSMIVISRFHYTVDVLMGYVFGSSMFLLYHSLLEIAAKRYAKHRSFSLQNSTYATSFVERCSVFNYFIQAIGFMEGLDHRLNMAASYDKEWNCFCPCKPVNAKGLIIKKRTVNNEEYCDFSDHFYHSYAGSGSFDLSTPKNIVNEIKYLCGIRRKN; this is encoded by the exons ATGatagaaggaaaaataaacgcacGCCCTCCGTCAGATGGCAGTAACAACCCTAACTCGAAATACAAAGCAGGAAAGGGACGTCAAAgcagggagaagaaggacgaaGGAAAATGTCTGGAGCAAAATGAGGACATTCAAATTGCTAtcgattataaaaataacttgaACACGGAATGCGTTGGAAAGTTAAACTCCAAATTTAGTGATGACAGAATTCGAGACAATAATCAAACGGATGCCTTTTCCgataaaagggagaggaTGGTGAAGGCCTCCCGGTCGACCCACTCCGGGATGCAGGATGATTTCATCTTAGAGGACATGG ACGACTCGTTCGATGGACAAAAAAACAGCATCGACATGGTGGAGGTGAAGAGTTCcagcgagaaaaaaaaagtgcggAAAGTCATGTACATCCGATTGATATACGCCCTGCTGTTCACAATATTTGGAATCCTCTTCCAGTGTTACTTTATCATACTAAGTGACACCTACTACAATACGGGAGACGAGCCGCTGAAGGATAGAATCCACGAGCTGTATAAAAAAGTACCAGCATTTATGAATCCGAGCTTTATAAATTCCAGCATCATGATTTTTCTAATCATTACTCTATTGAGATTTggccttttttctcccttcctAATCTCCATTAGTATGTTTATTAGGCTACTCATAATACTGTCTTGCATCTACTGCATAAGgtcaatttttatatacgtCACGACGATCCCATGCCCAATAGCTACCTGCCAGCCAGTGAGAAATAAAAGtttaattgaaaatttatatacCACTTATCAGATAATAACCGCGCAAGTGTATGAATGTACGGATTTGATTATTTCTGGGCATACTGCCTTTACCACagttttgaaatttttttggctgttttATGAAAAGAAGATTTACATAAAGGCGGTGCTTTTCCTTTACTGCCTGTTTATCTATAGCATGATTGTGATTTCCAGATTTCACTACACGGTGGATGTGCTCATGGGCTACGTCTTCGGGTCTTCAATGTTTCTCCTATATCACAGCCTGCTGGAGATTGCCGCCAAGCGGTACGCCAAGCACAGGTCCTTCTCCCTCCAG AATTCCACTTACGCGACATCCTTTGTCGAGCGCTGCTCAGTGTTCAACTACTTCATTCAGGCAATAGGGTTCATGGAGGGACTGGACCACAGGCTGAACATGGCCGCTTCGTATGACAAGGAATGG AACTGCTTCTGCCCGTGCAAGCCCGTGAATGCAAAAGGactcataataaaaaagaggaccGTGAACAACGAAGAGTACTGCGATTTTAGCGACCACTTTTACCATTCCTATGCCGGCAGCGGGTCCTTTGATTTATCAACCCCTAAGAACATTGTGAACGAAATAAAGTACCTGTGTGGAATTCGGAGAAAGAATTAA
- a CDS encoding hypothetical protein, conserved (encoded by transcript PVX_114365A), which yields MEGPNDSAEKSEGGPNYAIPENGPKYDNPESGPNYVTPDSGPNCANSANATFSFEMLDMIITSGNPSRAKSQEETNRMTENTTQGKPFCPSEERVEISSGTKRAKRKSSLREQTTNSDEDAVEFKKQFHNWGKREKKKKKKVYNMNTEVAIGSGSEFSLLGEFLPVEGIPDLASSKEEMSNLGDLVDCLSGGNSSGGEHYHMGGESDKRSATNERNEKHMNEQDVDAQLAKMQQADEEVLLSRNIDCTNCKYYLKELTSRNYMDFSYMDQYISEGESNLLLLKNKKIEELENGNKLMKRKMSKLKEENNFLSSKLDTLAESLSDLRDHFDKLVEENKSLKEENKRLSGELQKGQTCKEEVEGASKKDAKKKGASKKDASSSSHGRRDPPERDFENSIDNELFNELS from the coding sequence ATGGAGGGGCCTAACGACAGCGCGGAGAAGTCTGAAGGTGGACCCAATTATGCTATCCCAGAAAATGGACCCAAATATGATAACCCAGAAAGCGGACCTAATTATGTTACCCCAGATAGTGGACCCAACTGCGCAAACTCGGCGAACGCCACCTTCTCGTTCGAGATGCTCGACATGATCATCACGAGCGGCAACCCTAGCCGAGCCAAGTCGCAAGAGGAGACGAACCGTATGACTGAAAATACAACGCAGGGGAAGCCCTTCTGCCCGTCCGAAGAACGCGTTGAAATTTCAAGCGGAACAAAACGAGCAAAGCGGAAAAGCTCTCTCCGTGAGCAAACAACCAACAGTGATGAAGATGCAGTCGAATTTAAGAAGCAATTTCACaattgggggaaaagggaaaagaagaaaaaaaaaaaggtctaTAATATGAACACAGAGGTAGCAATAGGAAGCGGTTCTGAATTCTCCCTTCTGGGTGAGTTTCTGCCTGTCGAAGGGATCCCTGATTTGGCTTCCTCTAAAGAGGAGATGTCAAATCTGGGCGACTTGGTAGACTGCCTAAGTGGTGGCAatagcagcgggggggaacaCTACCACATGGGTGGAGAAAGTGACAAACGCAGTGCTACGAATGAGCGGAATGAAAAACACATGAACGAGCAAGATGTGGATGCccaactagccaaaatgcaACAGGCGGATGAAGAAGTCCTCCTCTCAAGGAACATCGATTGTACCAACTGCAAATATTACTTAAAAGAATTGACGAGCAGAAACTACATGGACTTCTCCTACATGGATCAGTACATCAGCGAGGGGGAGAGTAACCTgcttttattaaaaaataaaaaaattgaggaattggaaaatgggaacaaattaatgaaacgcaaaatgagcaagttgaaagaggaaaataattttctgaGCAGCAAGCTGGACACACTCGCGGAGAGTTTAAGCGACTTGAGGGACCACTTTGACAAGCTGgtggaagaaaataaatcgcTAAAGGAGGAGAATAAACGGCTGAGCGGGGAGCTGCAGAAGGGGCAGACGTGTaaggaggaagtggaaggCGCGAGCAAGAAAGACGCCAAAAAGAAAGGAGCCAGCAAAAAGGAtgcctcttcttcatccCATGGAAGACGGGATCCCCCCGAAAGGGATTTTGAAAATTCAATCgataatgaattatttaacGAGCTCAGTTGA
- a CDS encoding hypothetical protein, conserved (encoded by transcript PVX_114360A), with translation MTTELKKKNSEQSGRENEDSNSYTSDNYKINVDIKMSNFASSNGANPSDGDIHSLTKWKLFKVLLLRLAIALIFLVISLIIQGFFMIYSDSYYKRYTTPLSDRIHNLFENPPEWISYKLSNNLIALLSITFLQLILFNSVYLSMAIVCRFLYMMGFFYILRGILIYVTSLPATLETCVPLESGNIAFNLLQIIKINMNLVYVCSDLIISGHSFSTTIFLLFALFYVNSVVLKTLITFLCFVIYAFIIVGFIHYTSDVLLGFIFGIFIFTFYHLMLDISSQYYIFNKLFEIKIISNKKNVQAKPFFLRCFFTRVFLKIIPFLEGLNYSLDYALSKNADFSTFCICEKESAMAMPAAACSLQKSSKENKICVNYSDHLFHSYAGDGTINFLLFKFLRRIKMD, from the coding sequence ATGACCAccgaattgaaaaaaaaaaattctgaacagTCAGGTagagaaaatgaagacaGCAACAGCTACACGAGCGATAactacaaaataaatgtggacataaaaatgagtaaCTTCGCCTCGTCGAACGGAGCAAACCCCAGTGATGGTGACATCCACAGTTTGACAAAATGGAAACTGTTCAAGGTGTTACTCCTGAGGTTAGCAATCGCgttaatatttttagtaATCTCCTTGATCATACAAGGATTTTTCATGATATATAGCGATTCGTATTATAAGAGGTATACCACACCATTGAGCGACCGAATTCACAATTTGTTTGAAAATCCACCTGAATGGATATCTTACAAATTGTCAAACAATTTGATAGCATTGTTGTCAATTACTTTCCTGCagttaattttgtttaatagTGTATACTTGTCTATGGCCATCGTTTGTCGCTTCCTCTACATGAtgggttttttttatatactgaGGGGTATACTTATCTATGTCACTTCCCTCCCAGCTACATTGGAAACGTGTGTGCCTCTGGAAAGTGGCAACATTGCGTTTAACTTATTGcagataattaaaataaatatgaaccTAGTGTACGTATGTTCAGATTTGATTATATCTGGCCATTCCTTTTCAACGACCATATTTTTGCTATTCGCCCTTTTTTACGTGAACAGTGTTGTACTGAAGACGCTGATCACTTTCTTATGTTTTGTCATTTATGCGTTTATAATTGTCGGGTTTATTCATTACACGTCTGATGTGTTGCTCGGATTtatttttggcatttttattttcaccttttatcatttaatgCTGGACATATCTTCTcaatattacatttttaataaattatttgaaattaaaattatttcaaataaaaaaaatgtgcaggctaaaccgttttttttaagatgttTTTTTACCAGagtgtttttaaaaataattccattCCTGGAGGGATTAAATTACTCCTTAGATTATGCGTTAAGTAAAAATGCCGActtttccacattttgtaTTTGCGAGAAGGAGTCTGCTATGGCTATGCCCGCTGCAGCATGTTCCTTGCAGAAGTCCtcaaaggaaaataaaatttgtgtCAATTACTCGGACCATTTGTTTCATTCCTATGCCGGGGATGGCacgattaattttttgctattCAAGTTTTTGAGGAGAATTAAAATGGACTAG